The following are encoded together in the Panicum virgatum strain AP13 chromosome 6K, P.virgatum_v5, whole genome shotgun sequence genome:
- the LOC120712016 gene encoding stromal cell-derived factor 2-like protein — protein MSLPLCGSLASLVVVAGVFLPTRTFQTRSVVRLPLASRELKAVKTQEALKQRASKRTFQKSPPPQPPRGHDPDAVAPSTPQPPQGLSRRRTASADHQPSPSGAATASLAAALARERIWRRGEGNAGPEEREALPFWQRTWFLALLLAMAAASFALAILLYLGLDLHEAAPAQSYAADPDTVVEITYGSVIKLMHERTKFRLHSHDVPYGSGSGQQSVTSFPNVDDANSYWIVRPQPNSSAKQGDPITHGTIIRLQHMRTRKWLHSHLHASPITGNLEVSCFGGENESDTGDYWRLEIEGSGKTWRQDQRIRLRHVDTGGYLHSHDRKYTRIAGGQQEVCGVGDKRPDNLWLAAEGVYLPVILRK, from the exons ATGTCATTACCTCTGTGTGGTTCACTCGCGTCGCTCGTGGTCGTGGCCGGAGTATTCCTCCCCACTCGAACCTTTCAAACTCGGAGCGTTGTTCGCCTTCCCCTCGCGAGTCGCGAGCTCAAAGCGGTCAAGACTCAAGAGGCGTTAAAGCAGAGAGCTTCGAAGCGAACCTTCCAGAAGAGCcccccgccgcagcctcctcgAGGCCACGACCCCGACGCGGTGGCGCCGTCCACGCCCCAGCCACCCCAGGGTctctcccgccgccgcaccgcctccgCCGACCACCAGCCGAGTCCGTCGGGGGCCGCGACCGCCAGCCTCGCCGCTGCCCTCGCGCGCGAGCGTATCTGGCGCCGCGGCGAGGGGAACGCGGGCCCTGAGGAGCGGGAGGCCCTGCCCTTCTGGCAGAGGACCTGGTTCCTCGCGCTGCTGCTGGCGATGGCCGCCGCGTCGTTCGCGCTCGCTATCCTGCTGTACCTCGGCCTCGACCTCCACGAGGCCGCGCCGGCGCAGTCCTACGCTGCCGACCCGGATACCGTCGTTGAG ATTACATACGGGTCAGTGATCAAGTTGATGCATGAGAGGACCAAGTTTCGGCTGCATTCTCACGACGTGCCTTATGGATCTGGCAGCGGCCAGCAGTCGGTCACCAGCTTCCCCAACGTCGACGACGCCAATAGCTACTGG ATTGTGAGACCTCAGCCAAATTCTTCAGCAAAACAAGGTGATCCCATTACACATGGAACTATAATAAGGCTTCAACACATGAGAACTCGAAAGTGGTTACACAGCCACCTTCATGCTTCCCCCATAACCGGAAATTTGGAG GTTAGCTGCTTTGGTGGAGAGAATGAATCAGATACTGGAGACTACTGGAG GCTCGAGATTGAGGGCAGCGGGAAAACGTGGCGGCAAGACCAGAGAATTCGGTTAAGACATGTTGATACTGGTGGTTATTTGCACAGCCATGACAGGAAGTACACACGAATTGCCGGTGGGCAGCAAGAG GTATGTGGAGTTGGTGACAAGCGCCCAGACAACCTCTGGCTTGCAGCTGAGGGGGTCTATCTCCCGGTTATCCTGCGCAAGTAG